The following proteins are encoded in a genomic region of Liolophura sinensis isolate JHLJ2023 chromosome 7, CUHK_Ljap_v2, whole genome shotgun sequence:
- the LOC135470742 gene encoding adhesion G protein-coupled receptor E2-like has protein sequence MMKTVQALLFSLFLNTVYCLPGCDYSYPTYPCDVNSEFCNPHGSVHPTLCVCRKGYEEYEKSGNNGIKCKDIDECTTWTRTCKPSFDCVNTNGSYTCVCAEGSMEIYGTCEKCDFKVPCGLNSSYCKDKLGGCVCAKGFIPIEQQTGEELNCEGKLIVD, from the exons ATGATGAAGACTGTACAAGCTCTCCTCTTCTCTCTGTTCTTGAACACCGTGTATTGCTTGCCAG GTTGTGATTACAGTTATCCAACGTACCCTTGTGATGTGAATTCCGAGTTTTGCAACCCACATGGGTCGGTACATCCGACATTGTGTGTCTGCAGGAAGGGATACGAGGAGTATGAAAAATCCGGAAATAACGGCATAAAGTGTAAAG atattgaTGAATGCACCACCTGGACTAGAACTTGTAAACCATCCTTTGACTGTGTAAACACAAATGGCTCGTACACATGTGTCTGCGCTGAGGGCAGCATGGAAATTTATGGAACATGTGAGA AATGTGATTTCAAAGTTCCTTGCGGTCTAAACTCCAGCTATTGTAAAGACAAACTGGGAGGTTGTGTCTGTGCAAAAGGGTTCATTCCTATAGAGCAACAGACCGGAGAAGAGCTGAATTGTGAAGGTAAATTGATAGTAGACTAA